A region from the uncultured Macellibacteroides sp. genome encodes:
- the fabD gene encoding ACP S-malonyltransferase, giving the protein MKAYVFPGQGAQFVGMGKDLYDNNPLAKELFEKANEILGFRITDLMFAGTDEDLRQTKVTQPAIFLHSVILAKTLGDQFTPDMVAGHSLGEFSALVAAGALSFEDGLVLVSKRAMAMQKACEATPSTMAAVLNLPDATVEEICASITDEIVVPANYNCPGQIVISGTVPGIDSACEKMLAAGAKRALKLKVGGAFHSPLMEPARTELAEAIKQTAFSKPVCPIYQNVNAKPQTCPDSIKENLVAQLTAPVRWTQSVENMIADGATKFTEVGPGAVLQGLVKKVNKEIETEGIQ; this is encoded by the coding sequence ATGAAAGCGTATGTATTTCCCGGACAGGGTGCCCAGTTTGTTGGAATGGGGAAAGACCTTTACGATAACAATCCTTTAGCAAAAGAGTTGTTTGAGAAGGCCAATGAGATTCTCGGATTCCGTATCACCGATCTGATGTTCGCCGGAACAGACGAGGATCTGCGACAAACAAAGGTTACACAACCTGCCATATTTCTACACTCTGTTATTCTTGCCAAAACATTGGGAGATCAGTTCACACCAGACATGGTTGCTGGTCACTCTCTTGGTGAATTCTCTGCTTTGGTCGCAGCAGGAGCACTTTCTTTCGAAGATGGATTGGTATTGGTATCTAAACGTGCTATGGCAATGCAAAAGGCTTGCGAAGCTACTCCATCAACAATGGCTGCAGTTTTAAACTTGCCGGATGCTACAGTAGAAGAGATTTGTGCATCCATTACAGACGAAATCGTTGTTCCCGCAAACTATAATTGCCCGGGACAGATAGTTATTTCGGGAACTGTTCCCGGAATTGATTCTGCTTGCGAAAAGATGCTTGCCGCAGGAGCAAAGAGAGCCCTTAAACTTAAGGTTGGCGGTGCTTTCCATTCTCCATTAATGGAACCAGCTCGTACAGAACTGGCTGAAGCAATAAAGCAGACAGCATTCAGCAAGCCGGTTTGTCCTATTTATCAGAATGTGAATGCAAAGCCGCAAACATGCCCTGATAGTATCAAGGAAAACCTTGTAGCTCAGTTAACTGCTCCGGTTCGCTGGACACAGTCGGTCGAAAACATGATTGCCGATGGTGCAACCAAGTTTACAGAAGTTGGCCCTGGCGCAGTATTGCAAGGTTTAGTAAAGAAAGTAAACAAGGAGATCGAAACAGAAGGAATTCAATAA
- a CDS encoding phosphoribosyltransferase family protein, with protein sequence MNRIRLKDKEFELFIPEIKIVEAIRNMAVRIKEDIKGTDPLFVGVLNGAFMFTSELMKELNGPYQLTFARYSSYRGTSSTGSINEIMPIQVPVKGRVVVLMEDIIDTGFTMEYVMNKLRADGAADVKLATMLFKPDALKCKLIPDYVGLSIPNDFIVGYGLDYDELGRTYRDIYKIVETEK encoded by the coding sequence ATGAATAGGATTCGTCTCAAAGATAAAGAATTTGAACTGTTTATTCCAGAAATAAAAATCGTGGAAGCCATTCGTAACATGGCTGTTCGTATAAAAGAAGACATTAAAGGGACAGATCCTTTGTTTGTCGGCGTGTTAAATGGCGCGTTTATGTTTACTTCCGAATTAATGAAAGAGTTGAACGGACCATATCAACTTACTTTTGCCCGTTACTCTTCTTATAGGGGGACAAGTTCTACAGGTTCAATAAATGAAATAATGCCTATCCAGGTGCCAGTTAAAGGTCGGGTGGTAGTGTTGATGGAGGATATTATAGATACCGGTTTTACTATGGAGTATGTAATGAACAAACTTCGGGCCGATGGAGCTGCTGATGTGAAATTGGCAACCATGCTGTTTAAGCCGGATGCGTTGAAGTGTAAATTAATACCCGATTACGTAGGGTTGTCGATTCCCAACGATTTTATTGTGGGATATGGGCTAGATTACGATGAGTTGGGACGTACCTACCGCGATATTTATAAAATAGTGGAGACAGAGAAATAA
- the tatC gene encoding twin-arginine translocase subunit TatC yields the protein MQQDEMSFWDHLEELRWTLFRTVLALFVFAIGGFAVMPYLFDNVILAPCSSDFIMYREMCRLSQHFSFMPDFCNDTFHVDIVNIKLASQFFTHMTTSFWLAVLLAFPYMMYEVWRFISPALYENEKKNVRWVFLFGNIMFFIGCSVGYFLVFPMTLRFLATYQLSAQIVEQVSLDSYMDNFLMLVFIMGVVFEMPLVSWLLSQIGLLHKSFFHKYRRHAIVALLVGAAFITPSSDPFTLGIVFIPLYLLYELSAFFVKKDPIVEEDED from the coding sequence ATGCAACAAGATGAAATGTCTTTCTGGGACCACCTGGAAGAACTTCGTTGGACTTTATTTCGGACTGTTTTAGCTCTTTTTGTATTTGCGATTGGAGGTTTTGCGGTGATGCCTTATCTTTTCGATAATGTGATTTTAGCGCCTTGTTCCTCCGATTTTATTATGTACAGGGAAATGTGTAGACTTAGTCAGCACTTTTCTTTTATGCCGGATTTTTGTAACGACACCTTTCATGTAGATATCGTAAACATAAAATTGGCATCTCAGTTCTTCACACACATGACTACCTCTTTTTGGTTAGCTGTGTTACTGGCGTTCCCTTACATGATGTACGAGGTGTGGAGATTTATTAGTCCGGCTTTGTACGAAAACGAAAAAAAGAATGTACGTTGGGTGTTCCTTTTTGGAAACATAATGTTCTTTATTGGCTGTAGTGTTGGTTACTTTTTGGTATTTCCGATGACTTTGCGTTTTTTGGCAACTTACCAACTGAGTGCTCAAATTGTTGAACAGGTTTCGCTTGATTCCTATATGGATAACTTTCTTATGTTAGTTTTTATTATGGGGGTTGTGTTTGAAATGCCTTTGGTTTCGTGGTTATTGTCTCAGATAGGACTGTTGCATAAATCTTTCTTTCATAAATACAGAAGACATGCAATTGTGGCTTTGTTGGTTGGAGCAGCATTTATTACGCCAAGTAGCGATCCATTTACATTAGGTATAGTATTTATTCCGCTTTATCTATTGTATGAACTAAGTGCATTCTTTGTGAAAAAAGATCCGATAGTTGAAGAAGACGAAGATTAA
- the obgE gene encoding GTPase ObgE — MAESNFVDYVKIYCRSGKGGRGSSHFRREKYIPKGGPDGGDGGRGGHVYLRGNRNYWTLLHLKFDRHVMATHGNGGGAKKSFGKDGEDRYIDVPCGTVVYDAETGEFLCDVSTDGQVVKLLKGGRGGQGNWHFRTSTNQAPRYSQPGEPFQERKVILQLKLLADVGLVGFPNAGKSTLLSVLSAAKPKIADYPFTTLEPNLGIVAYRDGRSFVMADIPGIIEGASEGKGLGLRFLRHIERNSLLLFMVPADADDIKKEYEILHNELVKYNPELLGKRRVLAITKSDMLDEELIEALSEDLPDVPFVFISSITNTGLTELKDLLWKELNVETFHEVESIVHQNLDVSALDLDDDDDFVFPEDEEDEPEELDEFDWDEEDEPAQN; from the coding sequence ATGGCTGAATCGAACTTTGTAGATTACGTAAAGATCTATTGCCGCTCTGGAAAGGGTGGAAGAGGGTCTTCTCACTTTCGCCGCGAGAAATATATTCCGAAAGGAGGTCCCGACGGAGGCGATGGAGGGAGAGGAGGTCATGTGTATCTCCGGGGTAACCGGAATTACTGGACTTTGCTCCATCTTAAATTTGACCGCCATGTAATGGCAACTCACGGAAACGGTGGGGGTGCAAAGAAAAGTTTTGGGAAAGACGGCGAAGACCGTTACATTGATGTTCCTTGCGGAACGGTGGTTTATGATGCCGAAACAGGAGAGTTTCTCTGTGATGTATCGACCGACGGACAGGTTGTCAAGTTACTTAAAGGGGGGCGTGGCGGACAAGGCAATTGGCATTTCCGTACATCAACGAATCAGGCTCCCCGTTATTCACAGCCTGGCGAACCTTTTCAGGAAAGAAAGGTTATTTTGCAGCTTAAATTATTGGCAGATGTTGGACTTGTGGGTTTCCCAAATGCGGGCAAATCAACGCTTCTTTCTGTTCTTTCTGCTGCAAAGCCTAAAATTGCTGATTATCCTTTTACCACCCTTGAGCCTAATCTTGGAATTGTCGCTTACCGTGATGGTCGTTCGTTTGTAATGGCGGATATTCCCGGTATTATAGAAGGAGCAAGTGAAGGAAAGGGTTTAGGATTGCGATTCCTGCGTCATATTGAACGTAACTCGTTATTGTTATTTATGGTTCCGGCAGATGCGGATGACATAAAAAAAGAATACGAAATTCTGCATAATGAACTTGTAAAGTATAATCCTGAATTATTAGGTAAGAGAAGGGTCTTGGCTATTACAAAAAGTGATATGCTTGATGAGGAACTGATCGAGGCTCTGTCGGAAGATTTGCCGGATGTTCCTTTTGTTTTCATTTCTTCTATTACAAATACAGGACTTACTGAATTGAAAGACTTGTTGTGGAAGGAGCTTAATGTGGAAACTTTCCACGAAGTTGAAAGCATTGTTCATCAGAATCTGGATGTGAGTGCTCTTGATCTGGATGACGACGATGATTTTGTCTTCCCCGAAGATGAGGAGGATGAGCCAGAAGAACTTGACGAATTTGACTGGGACGAAGAAGATGAACCAGCTCAGAATTAA
- a CDS encoding winged helix-turn-helix domain-containing protein, whose translation MIESIGTNAGLVWNALNEGGRMDIKSIKKATKIKTEKELFAAFGWLAKENKIALEEEGANLLVSLI comes from the coding sequence ATGATTGAATCGATTGGAACTAATGCCGGACTTGTTTGGAATGCACTGAACGAAGGCGGCAGGATGGATATTAAATCCATTAAAAAAGCAACAAAGATTAAAACCGAAAAAGAGTTATTTGCCGCTTTTGGCTGGCTCGCAAAGGAGAACAAGATTGCTTTAGAAGAAGAAGGTGCCAATTTACTTGTATCGCTTATTTAA
- the pgeF gene encoding peptidoglycan editing factor PgeF translates to MLQFSVLKQDCNISHFITTRQGGVGKATYAGFNAGAYCGDSPEAVEANRMLLCDSMDIVPSDLFVPFQTHDDKILSLTESFVSLLPDEKQKLLNGVDALVTNVLGICIGVTTADCVPVLLYDPEKKVVAAVHAGWRGTVKQILSKTIRFMVAEYQSDPASILAGIGPSIGLQSFEVGEEVVEEFLAAELPVEQFGSRNEQTGKMHLDLCKANSLQLQDMGVPICQIEMAGLCTFSEDELFFSARRLGIQSGRMLSAIQIRKNL, encoded by the coding sequence ATGTTGCAATTCTCTGTGTTAAAACAGGATTGCAACATTTCTCATTTTATAACCACCCGCCAGGGAGGTGTTGGAAAAGCAACCTATGCCGGTTTTAATGCCGGAGCTTATTGTGGAGATAGCCCCGAAGCTGTTGAAGCGAACCGGATGTTGCTTTGTGATTCCATGGATATTGTTCCCAGCGATTTGTTTGTGCCTTTTCAGACTCACGATGATAAAATCTTATCTCTGACGGAATCATTTGTGAGTCTTTTACCCGACGAGAAACAGAAACTATTGAATGGAGTGGATGCGTTGGTAACCAATGTGCTGGGGATATGTATTGGTGTTACAACTGCCGATTGTGTTCCCGTATTGCTTTACGATCCTGAAAAAAAAGTTGTTGCGGCGGTTCATGCAGGATGGAGGGGTACAGTTAAACAGATTCTCAGCAAAACAATCAGATTCATGGTTGCCGAATACCAGTCTGATCCTGCGTCTATCCTTGCCGGAATAGGTCCGTCTATTGGACTTCAGTCTTTTGAAGTTGGAGAAGAGGTTGTGGAGGAGTTTCTTGCAGCGGAGTTGCCAGTTGAGCAATTCGGAAGCAGAAATGAGCAAACAGGAAAGATGCATCTTGATTTATGTAAGGCTAACAGCCTCCAGTTGCAAGATATGGGAGTGCCTATCTGTCAAATTGAAATGGCCGGACTCTGTACCTTTTCTGAAGACGAGCTGTTCTTTTCCGCCCGGAGGTTAGGTATTCAAAGTGGTCGAATGCTTAGTGCCATTCAGATAAGAAAGAATTTGTGA
- a CDS encoding phenylalanine--tRNA ligase beta subunit-related protein, with protein sequence MKNVTVSRQIYQACPDLHLGIIACDVINSPSDEVLWEEIAKAEDNLRKTLRMEDVAKRIPVYATRQAYKKLGKDPNRYRPSAEALCRRLLKGYPLYRIDTLVDLINLISIETGYSIGGFDSDKIQGDLVLGVGEADELFNGIGRGPLNIEGLPVYRDIVGGVGTPTSDEERTKIDLSTTRLFMIINGYSGKTGMEDAISSSVKLLTNYVLAQNIHTTIIVP encoded by the coding sequence ATGAAAAATGTAACTGTTTCCAGACAAATTTATCAGGCCTGTCCCGATTTGCACCTGGGTATTATAGCCTGTGATGTAATAAACTCTCCCTCAGATGAGGTTTTGTGGGAAGAAATAGCCAAGGCAGAAGATAATCTTCGCAAAACACTACGGATGGAAGATGTTGCAAAACGAATTCCCGTTTATGCGACCAGACAAGCGTATAAGAAACTAGGTAAAGATCCCAACAGATACCGCCCATCGGCCGAGGCTTTGTGTCGCCGGCTGCTGAAAGGTTACCCCCTTTATAGAATAGATACCTTGGTTGATCTGATTAATCTGATTTCAATCGAAACAGGTTATTCAATCGGAGGGTTTGACTCCGATAAAATACAAGGAGATCTTGTGCTTGGGGTAGGTGAGGCCGATGAGCTTTTCAACGGAATAGGTCGTGGTCCACTTAATATTGAGGGCCTTCCTGTTTACAGGGATATTGTTGGCGGAGTAGGAACACCGACAAGTGATGAAGAGCGTACGAAGATCGATCTGTCAACCACCAGACTATTTATGATAATAAATGGCTATTCAGGGAAGACTGGAATGGAAGATGCAATCTCTTCTTCTGTAAAACTTCTAACAAACTATGTGTTAGCGCAAAATATTCATACAACGATAATTGTTCCGTAA
- a CDS encoding cell division protein ZapA, producing MDDKFLIHVDIAEKTYGLWIDRSEEKLARDAAKQIRNKLVQYRQNFTKSDLDVKDLLAMVALQLSMSNLQLEDRNDTSPFAEKMQQLGNEIDGYLKNQ from the coding sequence ATGGACGATAAGTTTCTTATACATGTAGATATAGCCGAAAAAACTTACGGTCTCTGGATTGACCGTAGTGAGGAAAAGTTAGCGAGAGATGCCGCAAAGCAGATTCGCAATAAATTGGTTCAATATCGGCAGAACTTTACAAAGTCTGATTTGGATGTGAAAGATTTGTTAGCCATGGTTGCATTACAGTTGTCGATGTCAAATCTTCAGCTTGAAGACAGAAATGATACAAGTCCCTTTGCAGAAAAGATGCAGCAGCTCGGTAATGAAATCGACGGGTATCTGAAGAATCAGTAA
- a CDS encoding adenylate kinase translates to MLNVVIFGAPGSGKGTQSELIIKEYALDHISTGDVLRAEMKGETELGKIAKDYIEKGQLVPDELIINMLAKVLDGKKESKGVIFDGFPRTIPQAKALKVMLNERGTDVSVMIDLQVEEDELIQRLLKRGEISGRSDDNLDTIKSRLEVYHNQTAPLAAYYVEEGKHKDVKGMGTIEEIFGRIKVAIDGAK, encoded by the coding sequence ATGTTGAACGTTGTTATTTTTGGCGCACCGGGTTCAGGAAAAGGAACACAGAGCGAATTAATTATCAAAGAGTATGCATTGGATCATATTTCAACAGGAGATGTATTGCGTGCAGAAATGAAAGGCGAAACCGAACTGGGTAAAATCGCAAAAGATTATATAGAAAAAGGACAGCTGGTTCCGGATGAATTAATAATCAACATGCTTGCGAAGGTATTGGATGGTAAGAAAGAATCGAAAGGTGTTATTTTTGATGGCTTTCCACGTACCATTCCTCAGGCAAAAGCATTGAAAGTGATGCTTAATGAACGCGGAACAGATGTTTCTGTAATGATCGACCTACAGGTAGAGGAAGACGAACTGATTCAACGTTTGTTGAAACGTGGTGAAATTTCAGGACGTTCGGACGATAATCTGGATACTATTAAATCAAGATTGGAGGTTTACCATAACCAGACAGCTCCTTTGGCTGCTTACTACGTTGAAGAAGGAAAGCATAAGGATGTAAAAGGTATGGGTACAATCGAAGAAATCTTTGGTCGTATAAAAGTAGCAATTGACGGAGCAAAATAA
- a CDS encoding twin-arginine translocase TatA/TatE family subunit, with translation MNNLAFIGNLGTGEIIIIAIIVLLLFGGKKIPELMKGIGKGVKNFKDGVKGLEDDIKTDDTDKK, from the coding sequence ATGAACAACTTGGCATTTATTGGAAATTTAGGAACTGGTGAGATCATTATCATTGCAATAATCGTATTACTTCTTTTTGGGGGCAAAAAAATTCCAGAATTAATGAAGGGTATCGGTAAAGGCGTGAAGAACTTCAAGGATGGAGTAAAAGGATTGGAAGACGATATTAAGACTGATGATACCGACAAGAAATAA
- the rny gene encoding ribonuclease Y, translating to MYIIIGISIVTFFIGGLITWLGIRFLFKSRYDAILIDAEKEAEVIKKNKLLEVKEKFLHLKADLEKQVSARNAKIQSIETKLKQKEMTINQKQEELQRKNNEMDVVKENLNSQLDLIEKKKQDLEKLHQKEIEHLETISGLSADEAKERLIESLKDEAKSQATAYINEIVEESKMTANKEAKKIVVQSIQRVATETAIENSITVFHIESDEIKGRIIGREGRNIRALEAATGIEIVVDDTPEAIVLSGFDPIRREVARLALHQLVQDGRIHPARIEEVVTKVKKQVEEEVIETGKRTAIDLGVHGLHPELIRLIGKMKYRSSYGQNLLQHARETANLCAVMASELGLNTKKAKRAGLLHDIGKVPDDEPELPHAILGMKLCEKYKEKPDICNAVGSHHDEVEMTSLLAPIVQVCDAISGARPGARREIVEAYIKRLNDLEQLALSYPGVVKTYAIQAGRELRVIVGADKIDDTATENLSNEIAKKIQDEMTYPGQVKITVIRETRSVSYAK from the coding sequence ATGTATATAATCATAGGAATTTCAATTGTGACCTTCTTTATTGGAGGACTGATCACATGGTTGGGTATCCGTTTCCTTTTCAAGTCAAGGTATGATGCCATACTGATCGACGCTGAAAAAGAAGCCGAAGTTATAAAGAAGAACAAATTGCTTGAAGTAAAGGAAAAGTTTCTGCATCTAAAAGCTGATTTGGAAAAGCAGGTTTCTGCGCGTAATGCCAAAATTCAGTCTATTGAAACAAAGCTGAAACAAAAAGAAATGACCATCAATCAGAAGCAGGAAGAGCTTCAGAGAAAGAATAATGAGATGGATGTTGTGAAGGAAAATCTGAATTCACAGCTTGACCTTATTGAAAAGAAAAAGCAGGATCTTGAAAAACTTCACCAGAAAGAGATAGAGCATCTTGAAACTATTTCAGGTTTATCGGCAGACGAAGCCAAAGAGCGTTTGATTGAGTCATTAAAAGATGAAGCAAAGTCGCAGGCTACCGCCTATATTAATGAAATTGTCGAAGAGTCTAAAATGACGGCCAATAAAGAGGCTAAAAAAATTGTTGTACAGTCTATTCAGCGTGTAGCTACCGAAACAGCTATTGAAAATTCGATAACAGTATTCCATATTGAATCTGACGAAATAAAAGGACGTATTATCGGACGTGAAGGTCGTAATATCCGCGCGTTGGAAGCAGCTACCGGTATAGAAATCGTTGTAGATGACACCCCCGAAGCTATTGTTCTTTCTGGTTTTGATCCAATTCGCCGTGAGGTAGCCCGATTGGCATTGCACCAGCTGGTACAGGATGGACGTATTCACCCTGCACGTATCGAAGAAGTGGTTACCAAGGTTAAGAAACAGGTAGAAGAAGAAGTTATCGAAACAGGTAAACGTACAGCTATAGACTTAGGTGTACATGGATTACATCCTGAATTGATTCGATTAATTGGTAAGATGAAATATCGTTCTTCTTACGGACAGAACTTATTGCAGCATGCCCGTGAAACAGCGAACTTATGTGCTGTTATGGCTTCTGAGCTGGGATTGAATACGAAGAAAGCTAAACGTGCCGGATTGTTGCACGATATTGGTAAAGTGCCTGATGATGAGCCGGAATTGCCACACGCTATCTTAGGGATGAAGCTTTGCGAAAAATATAAGGAGAAACCAGATATTTGCAACGCTGTAGGTTCTCACCACGATGAAGTGGAGATGACTTCCCTGCTTGCTCCTATTGTACAGGTTTGTGACGCTATTTCTGGTGCCCGTCCGGGAGCGCGCCGTGAAATTGTTGAAGCCTATATCAAACGTTTGAATGATCTGGAACAGCTTGCTCTTTCATATCCGGGAGTAGTAAAAACATATGCTATTCAGGCCGGCCGCGAATTACGTGTAATTGTTGGTGCTGATAAGATTGACGATACTGCTACCGAAAACCTTTCGAACGAAATTGCAAAGAAGATTCAGGATGAAATGACCTATCCGGGTCAGGTAAAGATTACGGTTATCCGTGAAACCCGTTCTGTTAGTTACGCTAAATAA
- a CDS encoding GH92 family glycosyl hydrolase — protein MKQFFFLAIWLCLMQGCAPGKNSKADYVKYVNPFIGTDFTGNTYPGAQVPFGMVQLSPDNGLPGWDRIAGYFYPDSTIAGFSHTHLSGTGAGDLYDISFMPVTRPYKLAPAPLGIYSSFSHSNESAAAGYYRVWLADYNINVELTATERCGIQRYTFPEADASVILNLSKAMNWDFTTQSHVEVVDSVTIRGYRYSEGWARGQRIYFVSQFSRPFESYKLDTTSIVNSSDKKWLGTGYVARFDFKTNKDEQVLVRTAISGVSMEGALKNLRAEASHWDFDRYHHAAVASWNKELGKLEAVGNNTDDLTNFYTAFYHSMLAPTIYSDVDGGYYGPDKQTHQTDGWANYSTFSLWDTYRAAHPLFTYTQPDRVNDMVKSFLAFFDQNGRLPVWNLYASETDMMIGYHSVPVIVDAYMKGIGDFDADRALAACVATANLDEYRGIGLYKSYGYIPYNKEGESVSKTLEYAFDDYCIALMAEKMGKKEIADTFRKRSESYRNLYNPATTFMQPRDDKGNFIEGFDAKEYTTHITESNGWQYFWYAPQNIKGLIGLTGGEDRFAQKLDSMFTYSPDAKDDLPIFSTGMIGQYAHGNEPSHHVIYLFNAVKQPWKTQQYAAKVMHELYLNTPAGLCGNEDCGQMSAWYVFSAMGFYPVNPNGLTYEIGTPLFRKVSLQLANGKTFTVSAPAVSRENKYIQDVKVNGKPYDKSYITHELIQSGASIEFTMGDKPGKVWYK, from the coding sequence ATGAAACAATTCTTCTTTTTGGCCATTTGGCTTTGTTTAATGCAAGGGTGTGCCCCAGGGAAAAACAGTAAGGCTGATTATGTGAAATATGTTAATCCGTTTATTGGTACCGATTTTACAGGCAACACCTATCCCGGAGCTCAGGTTCCCTTTGGTATGGTACAGTTGAGTCCGGATAACGGACTTCCCGGTTGGGATCGTATTGCAGGGTATTTCTATCCTGATAGTACTATTGCAGGCTTTAGCCATACTCATCTTTCAGGAACGGGAGCCGGCGATTTATACGATATTTCCTTTATGCCTGTAACGCGTCCTTATAAACTGGCTCCTGCTCCGCTGGGAATTTATTCTTCTTTCTCTCATAGCAACGAATCAGCAGCTGCGGGCTATTACCGTGTATGGCTGGCCGATTATAATATAAATGTGGAGCTTACGGCAACCGAACGTTGCGGGATTCAACGTTATACTTTTCCCGAAGCTGATGCTTCTGTCATACTGAATCTGTCAAAAGCAATGAACTGGGACTTTACTACGCAGTCGCACGTGGAGGTAGTTGATTCCGTAACTATTCGGGGATACCGTTATTCTGAAGGATGGGCCAGGGGGCAACGTATCTATTTTGTTTCCCAATTCTCAAGACCTTTCGAATCGTATAAACTGGATACAACTTCCATCGTTAATTCTTCTGATAAAAAGTGGTTGGGAACGGGTTATGTGGCCAGGTTTGATTTCAAAACAAATAAAGACGAACAAGTGCTTGTTCGTACAGCTATCTCTGGTGTTAGCATGGAGGGGGCTTTGAAAAACCTAAGGGCTGAAGCTTCTCACTGGGATTTTGATCGTTATCACCATGCGGCTGTTGCTTCCTGGAACAAGGAATTGGGAAAGTTGGAAGCTGTTGGGAACAATACTGATGATTTAACAAACTTCTATACGGCTTTCTATCACAGCATGCTGGCTCCAACGATTTACAGCGATGTTGACGGAGGTTACTACGGGCCGGATAAGCAAACTCATCAAACGGATGGTTGGGCGAATTATTCTACCTTCTCACTTTGGGATACTTATCGGGCGGCTCATCCTCTGTTTACCTATACCCAGCCGGATCGGGTGAATGATATGGTAAAATCTTTCCTTGCTTTTTTTGATCAGAATGGTCGTTTGCCTGTCTGGAATCTTTATGCAAGCGAGACGGATATGATGATTGGTTATCATTCTGTGCCGGTAATAGTGGATGCTTATATGAAGGGAATCGGCGATTTTGATGCCGATCGTGCATTGGCGGCTTGTGTGGCTACTGCTAACCTTGACGAGTATCGTGGTATTGGTTTGTATAAATCTTACGGATATATCCCTTATAATAAGGAGGGTGAGTCGGTTTCCAAAACATTGGAATATGCTTTCGATGATTACTGTATCGCCTTGATGGCAGAGAAAATGGGAAAGAAAGAGATTGCTGATACCTTCCGCAAACGTTCCGAAAGTTACCGTAACCTGTATAATCCTGCAACTACTTTTATGCAACCTCGTGACGATAAAGGTAACTTTATTGAAGGGTTCGATGCAAAAGAATATACTACCCATATTACCGAAAGTAATGGCTGGCAGTATTTTTGGTATGCGCCTCAGAATATTAAAGGTCTGATTGGGTTAACAGGAGGCGAGGATCGTTTTGCTCAGAAGCTCGACAGTATGTTTACATACTCGCCCGATGCAAAGGACGATCTTCCTATCTTTAGTACAGGGATGATTGGTCAGTATGCTCACGGGAATGAACCTAGTCACCATGTTATTTACCTTTTCAATGCGGTAAAACAACCTTGGAAAACTCAGCAATATGCTGCCAAAGTAATGCACGAGCTATATCTGAATACTCCTGCAGGGTTATGTGGTAACGAAGACTGCGGGCAAATGTCTGCCTGGTATGTATTCAGTGCCATGGGATTTTATCCTGTCAACCCTAATGGTTTGACCTACGAAATAGGAACTCCCCTTTTCCGGAAAGTTTCCCTTCAATTGGCGAATGGTAAAACTTTCACTGTATCGGCTCCGGCTGTATCACGTGAAAACAAATATATTCAGGACGTAAAGGTGAATGGTAAACCTTACGACAAAAGCTATATTACGCACGAACTGATTCAAAGCGGAGCTTCTATCGAGTTTACCATGGGAGATAAACCAGGGAAGGTTTGGTATAAGTAA